In Oncorhynchus tshawytscha isolate Ot180627B linkage group LG28, Otsh_v2.0, whole genome shotgun sequence, a genomic segment contains:
- the LOC112226818 gene encoding voltage-dependent R-type calcium channel subunit alpha-1E isoform X1: MNIPVDLRTLRAVRVLRPLKLVSGIPSLQIVLKSIMKAMVPLLQIGLLLFFAILMFAIIGLEFYSGKLHHTCLPTADILENETMDTTEVEFACGVRKCPEKYDCIGSWIGPNNGITQFDNILFAVLTVFQCITMEGWTAVLYNTNDALGSMWNWMYFIPLIIIGSFFVLNLVLGVLSGEFAKERERVENRRAFMKLRRQQQVERELNGYRAWIDRAEEVMLAEENKNSGRSALDVLKRATSKNAKHRGGPGDAEISTIGAPRMRIRTVRRGPVAYIRRKERMLRISLRRMVKTDTFYWTVLSLVALNTICVAIVHHNQPEWLSTFLYYAEFVFLGLFLAEMFLKMYGLGFRLYFHSSFNCFDCGVIVGSIFEVVWGFFRPGMSFGISVLRALRLLRIFKITKYWASLRNLVVSLMSSMKSIISLLFLIFLFIVVFALLGMQLFGGRFIFEDYTPANFDTFPAAIMTVFQILTGEDWNEVMYNGIRSQGGVQYGMWSSIYFIVLTLFGNYTLLNVFLAIAVDNLANAQELTKDEEEEEEFFNARYARGRDGPMSERRRRPYLRRKKAIHRGRMAVPEEEEESGAPGGADQPPNGANAFSNRRDRRRRGGGGGGGGGRGGRSVWEQRANQLRKRRQMESQEVLFGGSPTEDTTDNPTTAYRAPTRSPDTSPGHLPESPMSGIMPMPEPPMSIAIRLPEPPDSEPRPLFTLVEERAVPHRPAGGDRRHRVARKFRPGLGGAEEGGVARHRRHRHREARAEAKSRESPHEEVRESGSRERKILEEREEKEEKEEKTDKGEVAVVEGGVSGQEEGASIVNLESEEEHLRVCIADIPEPPLCDDFPESLPPPLLDPPPQMEEGEVGETGQCEPLSQDPPLEPAPEQFTDPPELQAASGVNDSENNPASLNREEGEGPGQVLDSQTSVIIEMSGEQPLLEIIPLTALHNNKEMEVYQPERMEKEKEKEEREAQEEASPPKPVPPDSMFLFKASNPIRRICHYVVTMRYFEMTILLVIVASSIALAAEDPVCTNSDRNRVLRYFDYVFTGVFTFEMIIKMIDLGLLLHDGSYFRDLWNILDFIVVVGALFAFALTNVIGNNKGRDIKTIKSLRVLRVLRPLKTIKRLPKLKAVFDCVVTSLKNVFNILIVYKLFMFIFAVIAVQLFKGKFFYCTDSSMDTEKECQGYYIDYARDKKEVKKREWKRHEFHYDNVCWALLTLFTVSTGEGWPQVLQHSVDVTEEDRGPSRGNRMEMSIFYVVYFVVFPFFFVNIFVALIIITFQEQGDKMMEECSLEKNERACIDFTISAKPLTCYMPQNRQTFQYRLWHFVVSPSFEYTVLVMIALNTVVLMMKYNSAPAAYDTVLKHLNTAFTVLFSLECILKIMAFGFVNYFRDTWNIFDFITVLGSITEIIVDLQSINTFNMSFLKLFRAARLIKLLRQGYTIRILLWTFVQSFKALPYVCLLIAMLFFIYAIIGMQVFGNIKLNDENHINQHNNFKTFSGALMLLFRSATGESWQEIMLSCLGGQECEPDSSMAPMTMSPDHEGGCGTDFAYCYFVSFIFFSSFLMLNLFVAVIMDNFEYLTRDSSILGPHHLDEFVRVWGEYDRAACGRIHYTAMYEMLTHMSPPLGLGKKCPRGMAYKRLVLMNMPVDEDMSVHFTSTLMSLIRTALEIKIARGQGMSGEDRVALDTELQKEISVIWPYLPQKTLDVLVPINKDSDMTVGKIYASMMIMDYFKQNKAKKLRAQLEAQKASLMPFKRLDASTLSEDILYNAHPLPCMSLSAGSALTRGGLVALSPLSQDLFAMQPMTSDQDTSSQHSRTEMASGSIKRSSSTVTDQRVNGLWQEEKKSPDRLYRPRHKSYKAAVSRSERKRQLDTEKERGRSKERRHLLSPDTSRCNSEERSLQPSCSPSRECTHPLDKQGNSSDSPIPTSESSTPSRRPLSQTPTRSHPHISYSPLVCRTHPPSGDDDDDRGSPETQRWGEASRVAGGEGQTGPRGRRHHHQQGSPLRRYPSEPYLTLQEDEHSPDPSRFMETLTFEAAVATSLGRANTVSSSSSSSFSSARRGSRSGWQIPNGHFRKRLAQTVSVAGCEPLSDTEEDGRC, translated from the exons AAAATGAGACGATGGATACGACCGAGGTGGAGTTTGCCTGTGGAGTGAGGAAGTGTCCGGAAAAGTATGACTGCATCGGGTCATGGATTGGCCCCAACAACGGCATCACCCAGTTTGACAACATCCTGTTCGCTGTGCTCACTGTCTTCCAGTGCATCACCATGGAGGGGTGGACAGCTGTACTCTACAAT ACCAACGATGCCTTGGGCTCTATGTGGAATTGGATGTACTTTATTCCTCTCATCATTATTGGCTCATTCTTCGTACTCAACCTGGTGTTGGGAGTCCTCTCTGG GGAGTTTGCCAAAGAGAGGGAGCGGGTGGAGAACAGGAGAGCCTTCATGAAGCTGAGACGTCAACAGCAGGTGGAGAGAGAACTCAATGGATACAGAGCCTGGATAGACCGAGCAG AGGAGGTGATGCTGGCTGAGGAGAACAAGAATTCAGGGAGATCTGCTTTAGATG tGCTGAAGCGGGCCACCAGTAAAAATGCTAAGCATAGAGGAGGTCCTGGGGATGCAGAGATCTCCACTATAG GAGCACCTCGTATGCGGATCCGTACAGTGCGGCGTGGCCCGGTGGCGTATATACGCCGTAAGGAGCGTATGCTGCGTATCTCCCTGCGGCGCATGGTGAAGACCGACACCTTCTACTGGACCGTCCTCAGCCTGGTGGCTCTCAACACCATCTGTGTGGCCATCGTACATCACAACCAGCCCGAATGGCTCTCCACCTTCTTGT ACTATGCGGAGTTTGTTTTCCTGGGGCTCTTTTTGGCAGAGATGTTCTTAAAGATGTACGGCCTGGGATTCCGCCTCTATTTCCACTCCTCCTTCAACTGCTTCGACTGTGGA GTGATAGTTGGCAGCATCTTTGAGGTGGTGTGGGGCTTCTTCCGGCCTGGCATGTCCTTTGGCATCAGCGTCCTGAGGGCACTGAGACTCCTGAGGATCTTTAAGATCACCAA GTATTGGGCATCTCTTAGGAACCTGGTTGTGTCTCTTATGAGTTCCATGAAGTCCATCATCAGTCtgctcttcctcatcttcctcttcatcGTCGTCTTCGCCCTGCTGGGCATGCAGCTCTTTGGGGGCAG GTTCATCTTTGAAGATTACACTCCTGCCAACTTTGACACGTTTCCAGCTGCTATCATGACAGTGTTCCAG ATTCTGACTGGTGAGGACTGGAATGAGGTGATGTACAATGGCATCCGCTCCCAAGGAGGAGTGCAGTACGGCATGTGGTCCTCCATATACTTCATAGTGCTCACCCTGTTTGGGAACT ATACTCTACTCAATGTCTTCTTGGCCATCGCTGTGGATAACCTTGCCAACGCACAGGAACTCACCAAG gacgaagaagaggaagaggagtttTTCAATGCAAGATACGCCAGAGGCAGAGATGGCCCGATGTCTGA gaggaggaggaggccctATCTCCGCAGGAAGAAGGCCATTCACAGGGGCCGTATGGCCGTCcccgaagaggaggaggagagcggcgCCCCGGGCGGAGCTGACCAGCCCCCCAATGGGGCCAACGCCTTCTCCAACCGCCGTGACAGacggaggagggggggaggaggaggaggaggaggaggaagaggcggAAGATCCGTGTGGGAGCAGAGGGCCAACCAGTTACGCAAGCGGCGCCAGATGGAGAGCCAGGAGGTGCTGTTCGGAGGCAGCCCCACCGAGGACACCACTGACAACCCTACCACCGCCTACCGTGcacccacccgttccccagacacCAGTCCCGGACACCTGCCCGAGTCGCCCATGTCCGGAATCATGCCCATGCCTGAACCCCCGATGTCCATCGCCATCCGGCTGCCGGAACCTCCAGACTCTGAGCCTAGGCCTCTGTTTACATTGGTTGAGGAGAGAGCAGTGCCCCATCGACCCGCCGGTGGGGACAGGAGGCACAGGGTGGCTCGGAAGTTCAGGCCTGGCCTTGGGGGggcggaggagggaggggtggctCGGCATAGGAGGCACCGTCATCGTGAGGCCCGGGCTGAGGCCAAGAGCAGAGAGTCCCCACATGAGGAGGTCAGAGAATCaggcagcagagagaggaagatactagaagagagggaggagaaagaagaaaaaGAGGAGAAGACGGACAAAGGAGAGGTCgctgtggtggagggaggagtgtCGGGCCAGGAAGAAGGAGCCAGCATTGTCAACTTAGAGAGTGAAGAAGAGCACCTGAG agtgTGTATTGCAGACATCCCCGAGCCTCCTCTATGTGATGACTTCCCTGAGTCCCTACCCCCACCCCTGTTGGACCCTCCACCCCAGATGGAGGAGGGCGAGGTGGGGGAAACTGGGCAGTGTGAGCCCCTGTCTCAGGACCCTCCATTGGAGCCAGCCCCAGAACAGTTCACAGACCCCCCAGAGCTCCAGGCTGCATCCGGGGTCAATGATTCAGAGAACAACCCAGCCTCCCTGAACCGTGAGGAGGGTGAGGGGCCAGGCCAAGTCCTAGACAGCCAGACTAGTGTGATCATAGAGATGTCTGGAGAACAGCCACTGCTGGAGATCATCCCTTTGACAG CTTTACACAACAACAAAGAGATGGAGGTGTACCAGCCTGAaaggatggagaaggagaaggaaaaggaggagagggaggcgcAGGAGGAGGCCAGCCCGCCCAAACCTGTACCTCCTGACAGCATGTTCCTCTTCAAGGCCTCTAATCC GATCAGGAGGATCTGTCACTATGTGGTGACCATGCGCTACTTTGAGATGACCATCTTGCTGGTGATCGTGGCTAGCAGCATCGCTCTGGCTGCTGAAGACCCTGTGTGCACCAACTCTGACAGAAACAGG GTTCTCCGTTACTTTGATTACGTCTTTACTGGAGTCTTCACTTTTGAAATGATCATAAAG ATGATTGACCTGGGCCTGCTTCTGCACGACGGCTCCTACTTCCGTGACCTGTGGAACATTCTGGACTTCATCGTGGTGGTGGGAGCTCTGTTCGCCTTCGCTCTGAC GAATGTGATTGG GAACAACAAAGGCAGAGACATCAAGACCATCAAGTCCCTCAGGGTTCTGAGAGTCCTACGACCTCTGAAGACCATCAAGAGACTCCCCAAACTCAAG GCAGTGTTTGACTGTGTGGTGACATCCCTGAAGAACGTCTTCAACATCCTCATCGTCTACAAGCTCTTCATGTTCATCTTCGCTGTCATCGCCGTGCAGCTCTTCAAGGGAAAGTTCTTCTATTGCACAGACAGCTCCATGGACACAGAGAAGGAGTGCCA AGGTTATTACATAGACTACGCTCGAGACAAGAAGGAAGTGAAgaagagggagtggaagagacaTGAGTTCCACTATGACAATGTCTGCTGGGCTCTGCTCACCCTCTTCACTGTTTCCACTGGAGAGGGCTGGCCGCA ggtcctgcagcattctgtggatgtgacagaggaggacaggggtcCAAGTCGAGGCAACAGGATGGAGATGTCCATCTTCTACGTCGTCTACTTCGTGGTCTTCCCTTTCTTCTTTGTCAACATTTTTGTTgctctcatcatcatcaccttccAGGAGCAGGGGGATAAGATGATGGAGGAGTGCAGCTTGGAGAAAAATGAG AGGGCATGCATTGACTTTACCATCAGTGCCAAGCCCCTGACCTGCTATATGCCTCAGAACAGACAGACTTTCCAGTACCGGCTGTGGCACTTTGTGGTGTCACCGTCATTTGAGTACACAGTGCTGGTCATGATTGCCCTCAACACTGTGGTGCTCATGATGAAG TACAACTCCGCTCCAGCAGCGTATGATACAGTATTGAAGCACCTGAACACAGCCTTCACCGTTCTCTTCTCCCTGGAGTGTATCCTCAAGATCATGGCCTTTGGTTTTGTG AACTATTTTCGAGACACTTGGAACATTTTTGATTTCATCACTGTGCTCGGCAGCATCACTGAGATCATTGTGGACTTACAG TCAATAAACACGTTCAATATGAGTTTCCTGAAGCTGTTCCGGGCTGCCAGACTGATCAAGCTGTTGAGGCAGGGCTACACCATACGGATCCTGCTCTGGACCTTCGTACAATCCTTTAAG gcCCTTCCTTATGTGTGTCTGCTCATCGCAATGCTGTTCTTCATCTATGCCATCATTGGGATGCAG GTGTTTGGAAACATCAAACTGAATGACGAAAACCACATAAACCAGCACAACAACTTCAAGACCTTCTCCGGTGCGCTGATGCTTCTCTTCAG GAGTGCGACCGGGGAGTCATGGCAGGAGATCATGCTATCGTGTCTGGGGGGGCAGGAGTGTGAGCCAGACTCCTCCATGGCACCCATGACCATGTCCCCTGACCACGAGGGAGGCTGTGGTACTGACTTCGCCTACTGCTACTTTGTCTCCTTCATCTTCTTCAGCTCCTTCCTG ATGCTGAATCTGTTTGTGGCTGTGATCATGGATAACTTTGAGTACCTGACCAGAGACTCTTCCATCCTGGGGCCTCATCACCTGGATGAGTTTGTCCGTGTCTGGGGAGAGTACGACCGCGCAGCATG TGGGCGTATACACTACACTGCCATGTATGAGATGTTGACCCATATGTCTCCACCCCTTGGTCTGGGGAAGAAATGCCCCAGAGGTATGGCCTACAAG aggcTGGTGTTGATGAACATGCCAGTGGATGAGGACATGTCAGTCCACTTCACCTCCACCTTGATGTCTCTCATCCGCACCGCTCTGGAGATCAAGATCGCACGAGGTCAGGGAATGA GTGGGGAGGACCGAGTAGCTCTGGACACTGAGCTTCAGAAGGAGATCAGTGTGATATGGCCGTACCTCCCCCAGAAGACCCTGGATGTACTGGTGCCCATCAACAAAG ATTCCGACATGACAGTAGGTAAGATATATGCCTCCATGATGATCATGGACTACTTCAAACAGAACAAAGCCAAGAAGCTGAGAGCACAGCTGGAAGCACAG AAGGCCAGCCTGATGCCGTTCAAGAGGCTGGATGCCTCGACTCTCTCTGAAGACATTCTGTACAATGCCCATCCCCTGCCCTGCATGTCCCTCAGTGCTGGCTCCGCCCT GACCAGAGGAGGCCTGGTGGCGTTGAGTCCTCTCTCCCAGGACCTGTTCGCCATGCAGCCCATGACCTCTGACCAGGACACCAGCAGTCAACACTCCAGG ACGGAGATGGCCAGTGGCTCCATTAAGCGGTCCtcgtccactgtgactgaccagaGGGTTAATGGCCTGTggcaggaggagaagaagagtccTGATAGACTGTACAGACCACGCCACAAGAGCTACAAGGCTGCCG TCTCCCGGTCAGAAAGAAAGAGGCAGTTGGACACAGAGAAGGAGCGCGGGAGGTCCAAAGAGCGCCGccacctcctctccccagacACATCCCGCTGTAACTCTGAGGAGAGGAGTCTGCAGCCCTCATGCTCCCCTAGCCGAGAGTGCACACACCCCCTGGACAAacag GGTAACAGCTCCGACAGCCCCATCCCCACCTCTGAATCTAGTACCCCTAGTCGCCGCCCCCTGTCCCAGACCCCAACTCGCTCCCATCCCCACATCTCCTACTCCCCTCTGGTGTGTCGCACGCACCCTCCCTCCGGGGACGATGATGACGACAGGGGCAGCCCAGAGACCCAGAGGTGGGGGGAGGCCTCCAGAGTGGCAGGTGGAGAGGGACAGACCGGGCCAAGGGGTCGtcgccaccaccaccagcagGGCTCCCCTCTGCGTCGCTACCCGTCAGAGCCCTATCTCACCCTGCAGGAGGACGAGCACAGTCCGGACCCCTCCAGGTTCATGGAGACACTGACCTTCGAGGCGGCGGTGGCCACTAGCCTGGGACGCGCTAACACGgtcagctccagctccagctctaGCTTCAGCTCGGCCCGACGGGGCTCCAGGAGCGGCTGGCAGATCCCCAATGGACACTTCCGGAAACGCCTGGCTCAGACCGTCTCTGTTGCAGGCTGTGAGCCACTCAGCGACACAGAGGAGGACGGCCGCtgctag